One stretch of Miscanthus floridulus cultivar M001 chromosome 18, ASM1932011v1, whole genome shotgun sequence DNA includes these proteins:
- the LOC136520720 gene encoding cytochrome P450 CYP94D108-like: MELSLTSSPVLQFVVLLPLLPLLCLLYLRRQDPKKQPRAHGLKVYPLVGTLPHFVKNQRRFLDWSTDVLKHDPSHTLSFKALGLTGGAITANPANVEHILKTNFANYPKGELTVSMIEDFLGHGIFNSDGEQWQWQRKAASYEFSKRSLRNFVVDAVQFEVVERLLPLLDGARRDGRTLDVQDVLERFALDNICRVAFGEDPACLAEEGIAAPESAEFMRAFNDAQSATMARFMSPVKSLWRLKKFLNMEPERRMGEAVGTVHGYADRIIRERLARGEAAGLAACGRDNDFLSRFAATGEHSDESLRDVVTNFLLAGRDTTSSALTWFFWLVSTRPDVEEKIVREVRAVRRASGRQENSAAAAFSFDELRDMQYLHAAITESMRLYPPVAMDTHSCKEDDFLPDGTFVGKGWLTTYSAFAMGRVEDIWGADCEEFRPERWIGEDGAFRPESPFKYPVFHAGPRMCLGKEMAYIQMKSIVACVLERFSFQFVGGEERPGLVLSLTLRMEGGLPMKVITRTNSALG; this comes from the coding sequence ATGGAACTCTCCCTGACCTCATCCCCTGTGCTCCAGTTCGTcgtgctccttcccctgctccctctCCTCTGCTTACTCTACCTGCGCCGCCAGGACCCCAAGAAGCAGCCTCGCGCTCATGGCCTCAAGGTCTACCCGCTCGTCGGTACCCTCCCGCACTTCGTCAAGAACCAGCGCCGCTTCCTCGACTGGTCCACCGACGTGCTCAAGCACGACCCCTCGCACACCCTGTCGTTCAAGGCGCTCGGCCTCACCGGCGGCGCCATCACGGCCAACCCGGCCAACGTCGAGCACATCCTCAAGACCAACTTCGCCAACTACCCCAAGGGCGAGCTGACGGTGTCCATGATCGAGGACTTCCTCGGGCACGGCATCTTCAACTCCGACGGGGagcagtggcagtggcagcgcAAGGCCGCCAGCTACGAGTTCAGCAAGCGCTCGCTCCGGAACTTCGTCGTCGACGCCGTCCAGTTCGAGGTCGTCGAGCGGCTGCTGCCACTCCTCGACGGGGCGCGGCGCGACGGCCGGACGCTGGACGTGCAGGACGTGCTGGAGCGGTTCGCGCTCGACAACATCTGCCGCGTGGCGTTCGGCGAGGACCCGGCGTGCCTCGCCGAGGAGGGCATAGCGGCGCCAGAGAGCGCCGAGTTCATGCGCGCCTTCAACGACGCGCAGAGCGCCACCATGGCCCGGTTCATGTCGCCGGTGAAGTCGCTGTGGCGCCTCAAGAAGTTTCTGAACATGGAGCCCGAGCGGCGGATGGGCGAGGCGGTCGGCACCGTCCACGGCTACGCCGACAGGATCATCCGCGAGCGCCTGGCGAGGGGCGAGGCGGCTGGGCTAGCAGCGTGCGGCAGGGACAACGACTTCCTGTCGCGCTTCGCCGCGACCGGCGAGCACAGCGACGAGAGCCTCCGGGACGTGGTCACCAACTTCCTCCTCGCCGGGCGCGACACGACGTCGTCGGCGCTCACGTGGTTCTTCTGGCTGGTCTCCACACGGCCTGACGTGGAAGAGAAGATCGTGCGCGAGGTCCGCGCGGTGCGGCGCGCGTCCGGCAGGCAGGAAAATTCGGCCGCGGCGGCGTTCAGCTTCGACGAGCTGCGGGACATGCAGTACCTCCACGCGGCCATCACCGAGTCCATGCGGCTGTACCCGCCGGTGGCCATGGACACGCACAGCTGCAAGGAAGACGACTTCCTGCCCGACGGCACGTTCGTCGGGAAAGGGTGGCTGACGACCTACTCCGCGTTCGCGATGGGTCGGGTGGAGGACATTTGGGGCGCGGACTGCGAGGAGTTCAGGCCGGAGCGGTGGATCGGCGAGGACGGCGCGTTCCGGCCGGAGAGCCCGTTCAAGTATCCGGTCTTTCACGCGGGGCCAAGGATGTGCCTCGGCAAGGAGATGGCGTACATCCAGATGAAATCTATCGTGGCGTGCGTGCTGGAGAGGTTCAGCTTCCAGTTTGTCGGCGGCGAGGAGCGGCCGGGGCTCGTGCTCTCGCTCACGCTGCGGATGGAAGGCGGTTTGCCAATGAAAGTGATCACGAGGACGAACTCGGCTCTAGGCTAG